A segment of the Leptolyngbya sp. CCY15150 genome:
CCTTCTCGATGCTGGCGGGCAGCAGATTCAGCCGGGATGAGGTGCGCGTCATATTGCGGAATAGAGTCTTGAGATTCATGTTTGGTAGTCATTGCTGTAGTCCTGCTTAATAGTGGTGGCGCTGGGATACTAACAGGAGATAAGTTTCAGAAAACTTTTATTTCAAAGCTTTCGATACCTCGAACCGGTCGATGACTTGTTGAGAGACCAGTGCCCATTGTCTCAGTTGTTAATGCAATCTACAGTGGTTAGTCAAGCCTGGTCAGTCTCCTGTGTTTGATCGAAGCAATCCCTGACATTTGCTTCTAGACATTTCACAGCTTCACGGTCTTGATTTATCAAGTTTTTCCCATCAGGCTGATAGTTAGGATTATCAATAGACTTAATCGGAATTAGGAAAAGCAATCAATTCTTAGACCGAAACCGATCGATCTTATGGTTACTACATCCATTTGGATGTCGAGCAACTAATTACCGATAAGGTCTAATGCTTTCAAGAATTGCCTCTTGAGTATTAGCATCAAACTGCTTGGCTTTTTCAGCAGCCTGGGTTTTGAGATCGCCGGTCATATTACCAATCTCTTCCTGGTATTTACCTTCAATCGTCTTAGCCGTTGCTTTAGCCTGATCCATAGTTGCTACTGAAGCATAGAGCTGGTCATGACTGGGTGAAACCAAAGAGTTAGCCCAACCTTAATGAGGGCTTGGCTC
Coding sequences within it:
- a CDS encoding CsbD family protein, whose protein sequence is MDQAKATAKTIEGKYQEEIGNMTGDLKTQAAEKAKQFDANTQEAILESIRPYR